A single genomic interval of Hyalangium ruber harbors:
- a CDS encoding mechanosensitive ion channel family protein: MRRSITLALLLFSLPALALNEGLGAAPIEVERRTPVSTVEGFLAAAHARDDGRAPHYLYLSHLPAERQAAEGARLARRLMFVLDRALWLDLSRISSQPEGDPSDPRYDTLGQVTLKQGSRSIRLQRVDAPEGAVWVFSEDTVRAIDSLFDAHGSPLLEVLPPFLFARPFWVLELWQWIGLALALGIGALAARSLERLALRMGGRATELTKLGWDDQLVAAGRGPLRYLVFVLLVAAGGRLLLLPPPAQHAVDVGARSVVITTLAWFLLRFVRLAAHFVEQKVASAASGEEVGRARGIRTQLAVLRRVTEVAVVLVAASLLLLQFEVVRNVGVSLLASAGIAGLVIGLAAQKSISTLLAGIQLSITQPVRIGDTVIVENEWGWIEEITLTYVVVKVWDLRRLVVPMSHFLDKPFQNWSKVSPEILGTAELYVDFRTDVAAVRAELKRILEQEAQGLWDGKVQGLQVTGCTERTLLLRALVSAPDAGKAFDLRCLVREKLIAWLQRQPHGLPMMRAEASHTLPGEPSLLLGVPATAGGPPGANVLVTRPRE, from the coding sequence ATGCGTCGATCCATCACGCTCGCGCTGTTGCTGTTTTCTTTGCCTGCCCTGGCGCTCAACGAGGGCCTGGGGGCCGCGCCCATCGAGGTGGAGCGCCGCACGCCGGTCTCCACGGTCGAGGGCTTCCTCGCGGCGGCGCACGCGCGCGATGACGGTCGTGCGCCGCACTACCTCTACCTCTCGCATCTTCCCGCCGAGCGGCAGGCGGCCGAGGGCGCGCGGCTCGCGCGCAGGTTGATGTTCGTCCTGGACCGGGCGTTGTGGTTGGACCTCTCGCGCATCTCCTCGCAGCCCGAGGGAGACCCCTCCGACCCGCGCTACGACACCCTGGGGCAGGTGACGCTGAAGCAGGGGAGCCGCTCCATTCGGCTCCAGCGGGTGGACGCGCCCGAGGGCGCCGTGTGGGTCTTCAGCGAGGACACGGTGCGTGCCATCGACTCGCTCTTCGACGCGCACGGCTCGCCCCTGCTGGAGGTATTGCCTCCGTTCCTCTTCGCCCGTCCGTTCTGGGTGTTGGAGTTGTGGCAGTGGATCGGGCTGGCCCTGGCCCTGGGGATCGGTGCGCTGGCCGCGCGCTCCCTGGAGAGGCTCGCGCTGCGCATGGGAGGGCGCGCCACGGAGCTGACGAAGCTGGGCTGGGATGATCAGCTCGTGGCGGCGGGGCGGGGGCCGTTGCGCTACCTGGTCTTCGTGCTGCTGGTGGCCGCGGGTGGCCGGTTGTTGCTGCTGCCTCCTCCGGCCCAGCACGCGGTGGACGTGGGGGCGCGCTCGGTGGTGATCACCACGCTGGCATGGTTCCTCCTGCGCTTCGTGAGGCTGGCCGCGCACTTCGTGGAGCAGAAGGTGGCCAGCGCGGCGAGCGGCGAGGAGGTGGGCCGGGCCCGGGGGATCCGCACCCAGCTGGCGGTGCTCCGGCGCGTCACGGAGGTCGCGGTGGTGCTGGTGGCCGCCTCGCTGCTGCTGCTCCAGTTCGAGGTGGTGCGCAACGTGGGCGTGTCGCTGCTGGCGTCGGCGGGGATCGCGGGCCTGGTCATCGGCCTGGCGGCGCAGAAGTCCATCTCCACGCTGCTGGCGGGCATCCAGCTGTCCATCACCCAGCCGGTGCGCATCGGCGACACGGTGATCGTCGAGAACGAGTGGGGGTGGATCGAGGAGATCACCCTGACCTATGTGGTGGTGAAGGTGTGGGACTTGCGGCGGCTGGTGGTGCCGATGAGCCACTTCCTGGACAAGCCCTTCCAGAACTGGAGCAAGGTGTCGCCGGAGATCCTGGGCACGGCGGAGCTGTACGTGGACTTCCGCACGGACGTGGCCGCGGTGCGCGCCGAGCTCAAGCGCATCCTGGAGCAGGAGGCCCAGGGGCTCTGGGATGGCAAGGTCCAGGGGCTCCAGGTGACGGGCTGCACCGAGCGCACGCTGTTGCTTCGTGCGCTGGTGAGCGCCCCGGATGCGGGCAAGGCGTTCGACCTGCGGTGCCTGGTGCGTGAGAAGCTCATCGCCTGGCTGCAGCGCCAGCCGCATGGGCTGCCGATGATGCGCGCCGAGGCGAGCCACACCCTGCCCGGAGAGCCCTCGCTGCTGCTGGGAGTGCCCGCGACGGCGGGCGGCCCGCCGGGTGCCAACGTCCTGGTCACCCGGCCCCGGGAGTGA
- a CDS encoding adenylate/guanylate cyclase domain-containing protein — protein MTQAPASSSAQAKTLRGPRLTGMFADGTLGEFPLGPKTTLGRHPANTLRLVDREVSKEHAVIEQTGRDFILRDLNSSNGTFVNGRRVKEMRLRDGDEITLGGSKFTFHAGDAPSIPSAPAGVTVVANPRSVPAFLAQMDQGPQNFRPADELGDMEALRKDYEKLRIAYEFHRQVSLAGTQQELFDQIIRVAFQLLPADNGVILTPGADGEFTPVAVHHRQGRVMAVVLSDTVLRRVVETGKAVLTADAIIDERFSAAESIVAQGIRSAMAVPLTVNGSIKAVLFLDSRQRINAFSENDLTILTGIAAQAGIALENAALAEQIRTEAITRAELSRFLSKAVADAVIKGKTEDLRKSQLAEVSCLFADIRGFTTLAENESPQDVVEMLNEFFTVMANVVFRHEGNLDKFIGDCVMAVWGPPLKHPDDPARALQAALEMQDAVDELNEKRKSHGRQPIEVGIGVSTGQSVVGYMGSAERHEFTAIGDTVNTASRLCGLAKGGEVLATEMTMQKAGPGFFAEALPVQQVKGKEKGVQTFRVTGSERTVVRDP, from the coding sequence GTGACCCAAGCTCCTGCTTCATCTTCTGCCCAGGCCAAGACGCTGCGCGGGCCCCGGCTGACCGGCATGTTCGCCGACGGCACGCTCGGGGAGTTCCCGCTCGGGCCCAAGACGACGCTGGGGCGACACCCGGCCAACACCCTGCGCCTGGTGGACCGCGAGGTCTCCAAGGAGCACGCCGTCATCGAACAGACGGGGCGCGACTTCATCCTCCGCGACCTGAACTCCTCCAATGGCACCTTCGTCAATGGGCGCCGGGTGAAGGAGATGCGGCTGCGCGACGGGGATGAGATCACCCTGGGCGGCTCCAAGTTCACCTTCCACGCGGGGGATGCGCCCTCGATTCCGTCGGCGCCCGCGGGCGTCACGGTGGTGGCCAACCCGCGCTCGGTGCCGGCCTTCCTGGCGCAGATGGACCAGGGCCCGCAGAACTTCCGCCCCGCCGACGAGCTGGGCGACATGGAGGCCCTGCGCAAGGACTACGAGAAGCTGCGCATCGCCTACGAGTTCCACCGGCAGGTGAGCCTGGCGGGCACCCAGCAGGAGCTGTTCGACCAGATCATCCGCGTGGCCTTCCAGCTGCTGCCCGCCGACAACGGCGTCATCCTCACTCCGGGTGCGGATGGCGAGTTCACGCCAGTGGCGGTCCACCACCGGCAGGGCCGCGTCATGGCGGTGGTGCTGTCGGACACGGTGCTGCGGCGCGTGGTGGAGACGGGCAAGGCGGTGCTCACCGCGGACGCCATCATCGACGAGCGCTTCTCGGCCGCCGAGAGCATCGTCGCCCAGGGCATCCGCTCGGCCATGGCGGTGCCGCTCACCGTCAACGGCTCCATCAAGGCGGTGCTCTTCCTGGATAGCCGCCAGCGCATCAACGCCTTCTCGGAGAACGATCTCACCATCCTCACGGGCATCGCCGCGCAGGCGGGCATCGCCCTGGAGAACGCGGCGCTGGCCGAGCAGATCCGCACCGAGGCCATCACCCGCGCCGAGCTCAGCCGCTTCCTGTCCAAGGCGGTGGCCGACGCGGTGATCAAGGGCAAGACGGAGGACCTGCGCAAGAGCCAGCTGGCGGAAGTCAGCTGCCTGTTCGCGGACATCCGCGGCTTCACCACGCTGGCGGAGAACGAGTCTCCGCAGGACGTGGTGGAGATGCTCAACGAGTTCTTCACCGTCATGGCCAACGTGGTGTTCCGCCACGAGGGCAACCTGGACAAGTTCATCGGCGACTGCGTGATGGCCGTGTGGGGCCCGCCGCTCAAGCACCCGGACGATCCGGCCCGGGCGCTGCAGGCGGCGCTGGAGATGCAGGACGCGGTGGATGAGCTGAACGAGAAGCGCAAGTCGCACGGCCGTCAGCCCATCGAGGTGGGCATCGGCGTGAGCACTGGCCAGTCCGTCGTGGGCTACATGGGCAGCGCCGAGCGCCACGAGTTCACCGCCATCGGCGATACGGTGAACACCGCCTCGCGCCTGTGCGGCCTGGCCAAGGGTGGCGAGGTGCTGGCCACCGAGATGACGATGCAGAAGGCGGGGCCGGGCTTCTTCGCCGAGGCGCTCCCCGTGCAGCAGGTGAAGGGCAAGGAGAAGGGTGTGCAGACGTTCCGGGTCACCGGCTCGGAGCGCACTGTCGTTCGGGACCCATGA
- a CDS encoding 2Fe-2S iron-sulfur cluster-binding protein — MRRLPDASPRGRAITVDLDGEAVPAVEGEPVACSLLAAGEAVFARSIKYHRPRGAYCFAAACSHCLMRVDGMPNVYTCRVPARSGMRLERQNAFPSAKIDVFGTIDWFFPRGLDHHEMFAGVPVAEQVMAKVARQLAGLGLLPENEAPPRLPARNVNTRVAVVGGGAAGLAAARVLADRGVPFLLFERDERVGGRLTRGAPQPDDPAVIDAAAFPKGSIITRAAVLGLYDDEGGRFLAVGATEPEGLRLLKVYADRFLLTPGGHPALIPFENNDLPGVYAGRAASLLLREHGVAPETAALVGWGAELYALAQLLEAHGTKVQAVVDLRGPVPTGVHAKASVGSEPKAHGLKKVGAFSFKRENGKRQKVDCDAVIISTPTSPSFELARQGGAAVRFDEERGLFVVEAEADGSTAAPDLFVAGDITGGGNAKAAATAGARAAEALIGGLS, encoded by the coding sequence ATGCGACGCCTCCCTGATGCCTCCCCCCGTGGTAGGGCCATCACCGTGGACCTCGACGGCGAAGCCGTTCCCGCCGTCGAAGGCGAGCCGGTGGCGTGCTCCCTCCTCGCCGCCGGCGAGGCCGTCTTCGCCCGCTCCATCAAGTACCACCGCCCCCGCGGCGCCTACTGCTTCGCCGCCGCATGCTCCCACTGCCTCATGCGCGTGGACGGCATGCCCAACGTCTATACCTGCCGCGTCCCCGCGCGCTCCGGCATGCGCCTGGAGCGCCAGAACGCCTTCCCCTCCGCCAAGATCGACGTCTTCGGCACCATCGACTGGTTCTTCCCTCGAGGCCTCGACCACCACGAGATGTTCGCCGGCGTCCCCGTCGCCGAGCAGGTCATGGCCAAGGTCGCCCGGCAGCTCGCCGGACTCGGCCTCCTCCCCGAGAATGAGGCCCCTCCCCGCCTCCCCGCCCGCAACGTGAACACCCGCGTCGCGGTGGTCGGCGGTGGCGCCGCGGGGCTCGCGGCTGCCCGGGTCCTGGCCGATCGCGGCGTCCCCTTCCTCCTCTTCGAGCGCGATGAGCGCGTGGGCGGCCGGCTGACCCGGGGCGCTCCCCAACCAGACGATCCCGCCGTGATCGACGCGGCCGCGTTCCCCAAGGGCAGCATCATCACCCGCGCCGCCGTGCTCGGCCTCTATGACGACGAGGGCGGGCGCTTCCTCGCCGTCGGGGCCACGGAGCCCGAGGGCCTACGGCTCCTCAAGGTCTACGCCGACCGCTTCCTGCTCACGCCCGGCGGCCACCCGGCCCTCATCCCCTTCGAGAACAACGACCTGCCCGGCGTCTACGCGGGCCGCGCCGCCAGCCTGCTGCTGCGCGAGCACGGCGTCGCTCCGGAAACGGCGGCGCTGGTGGGCTGGGGCGCGGAGCTCTACGCCCTGGCCCAGCTCCTGGAAGCCCATGGCACGAAGGTCCAGGCGGTGGTGGATCTCCGCGGCCCCGTGCCCACCGGTGTACACGCCAAGGCCTCCGTCGGCAGCGAGCCCAAGGCCCACGGCCTCAAGAAGGTGGGCGCCTTCAGCTTCAAGCGCGAGAACGGAAAGCGCCAGAAGGTGGATTGCGACGCGGTGATCATCTCCACGCCCACCAGTCCCAGCTTCGAGCTGGCCCGCCAGGGTGGCGCCGCCGTGCGCTTCGACGAGGAGCGCGGCCTCTTCGTCGTGGAGGCGGAGGCCGACGGGAGCACCGCCGCTCCGGATCTCTTCGTCGCTGGCGACATCACCGGCGGCGGCAACGCGAAGGCGGCAGCCACCGCCGGAGCCCGCGCGGCCGAGGCACTCATCGGAGGCCTGTCATGA
- a CDS encoding serine/threonine-protein kinase, giving the protein MIRQVCPNCERTHDVSVYVSGQRVLCRCGIKFEVRRGDVSTVGSRPSHHAVTVVGGSSAEEAQNGVEIVLSPSSVGDNALRTNGVASASNDGASAQTAGVAPPAQPATVEMVGAATVLRGSQLGAEEAPGAGQHEESGTFAAGMRAALPGFELLRILGRGGMGEVWLARQQSLGRTVAVKLLPPRLAKDPEFVTRFEKEATALAALSHPNIIQIIDRGVAGEHYYFVMEYVEGRSLRDMMGMTRLPAPQGLRLLCQVARAIECAHDKGIIHRDLKPENILVDGRGHVKVADFGLAGIRQPDSRLNLTATAVAMGTLNYMAPEQRKDAKNVDGRADLFSFGVMLYEVLTGELPVGRFRLPSERVPGLDPRVDAVVARLLENEPEDRYATASEVCTLLEAMAGSSPGSGLQSAAGAPGSVEAARSSVVKRLHSGWRSVRAGLSVVGGLIVLGYVVKALIGPVNLHVGGGEKGGVVIGTEGFALTPSKKPWPANTDGELFIESQVIAPEKPESPSKMLMKFAQGEEEMNVWSGTWRLKDGRLEVVQGGSEMGPKGRFLPRAYLAHRYFSSDDFNAEVMMDVRPLGAEYPVEPDAQHFGELTFRIRDLQVSAFAIPDVGMRLSWRYLQEDGTEVVGNSAQDLENLTADEMPVPAKGPFRVRLQMKRRKNGVMVEAFVNGVRFAYKMLPGLEGRVGKVALGCRNQACTFSELTVQGHLMERPKRRVAGAQE; this is encoded by the coding sequence ATGATCCGTCAGGTCTGCCCCAACTGCGAGCGCACGCACGACGTGAGCGTGTACGTGAGTGGCCAGCGTGTCCTGTGCCGCTGCGGCATCAAATTCGAGGTGCGTCGGGGCGATGTGTCCACTGTGGGCTCGCGCCCCTCGCACCACGCGGTGACGGTGGTGGGCGGCTCGAGCGCCGAGGAGGCGCAGAACGGGGTGGAGATCGTCCTCTCCCCGAGCAGCGTGGGGGACAATGCCCTGAGGACCAACGGGGTGGCTTCTGCCTCGAACGACGGGGCCTCCGCGCAGACGGCGGGGGTGGCGCCGCCGGCCCAGCCCGCGACGGTGGAGATGGTGGGCGCGGCCACGGTGCTTCGCGGCTCGCAATTGGGCGCGGAGGAGGCGCCGGGCGCCGGGCAGCATGAGGAGTCGGGGACGTTCGCCGCGGGCATGCGGGCGGCGCTGCCGGGCTTCGAGCTGCTGCGCATCCTGGGGCGGGGCGGCATGGGCGAGGTGTGGCTTGCCCGGCAGCAATCGCTGGGGCGCACGGTGGCGGTGAAGCTGTTGCCGCCACGGCTGGCCAAGGATCCCGAGTTCGTCACCCGCTTCGAGAAGGAGGCCACGGCGCTGGCGGCGCTCAGCCACCCCAACATCATCCAGATCATCGATCGGGGCGTGGCCGGGGAGCACTACTACTTCGTCATGGAGTACGTGGAGGGCCGCTCCCTCCGCGACATGATGGGGATGACTCGGTTGCCGGCGCCGCAGGGCCTGCGGCTGCTCTGCCAGGTGGCGCGCGCCATCGAGTGCGCGCACGACAAGGGCATCATCCACCGCGACCTGAAGCCGGAGAACATCCTGGTGGACGGGCGGGGGCACGTGAAGGTGGCGGACTTCGGCCTGGCGGGCATCCGTCAGCCGGACTCGCGGCTCAACCTCACGGCCACGGCGGTGGCCATGGGCACGCTCAACTACATGGCTCCGGAGCAGCGCAAGGACGCCAAGAACGTGGATGGGCGCGCCGATCTCTTCTCCTTCGGCGTCATGCTCTACGAGGTGCTCACCGGCGAGCTGCCCGTGGGGCGCTTCCGGCTGCCCTCCGAGCGCGTGCCGGGGCTGGACCCGCGCGTGGACGCGGTGGTGGCGCGGTTGCTGGAGAACGAGCCCGAGGACCGCTACGCGACGGCGAGCGAGGTGTGTACCCTGCTGGAGGCGATGGCGGGCTCCAGTCCGGGCTCGGGCCTGCAGTCGGCGGCCGGCGCGCCGGGCTCGGTGGAGGCGGCTCGCTCCTCCGTGGTGAAGCGGCTGCACTCGGGTTGGCGCAGCGTGCGCGCGGGCCTGTCCGTGGTGGGCGGCCTCATCGTCCTGGGCTACGTGGTCAAGGCGCTCATCGGGCCGGTGAACCTGCACGTGGGCGGGGGAGAGAAGGGCGGCGTCGTCATCGGCACCGAGGGCTTCGCCCTGACTCCGAGCAAGAAGCCCTGGCCGGCGAACACCGATGGAGAGCTGTTCATCGAGTCCCAGGTCATCGCGCCGGAGAAGCCCGAGAGCCCCTCGAAGATGCTGATGAAGTTCGCCCAGGGCGAGGAGGAGATGAACGTCTGGTCCGGCACCTGGCGCCTGAAGGATGGGCGGCTCGAGGTGGTCCAGGGCGGCAGCGAGATGGGCCCCAAGGGGCGCTTCCTGCCGCGCGCCTACCTGGCGCACCGCTACTTCTCCAGCGACGACTTCAACGCCGAGGTGATGATGGACGTGCGGCCGCTGGGCGCCGAGTACCCGGTCGAGCCGGATGCCCAGCACTTCGGCGAGCTGACGTTCCGCATCCGGGACCTTCAAGTCTCGGCCTTCGCCATCCCCGATGTCGGCATGCGCCTGTCGTGGCGCTACCTGCAGGAGGATGGCACGGAGGTGGTGGGCAACAGCGCCCAGGACCTGGAGAACCTCACCGCCGACGAGATGCCGGTGCCCGCCAAGGGCCCGTTCCGCGTGCGCCTGCAGATGAAGCGGCGCAAGAACGGCGTCATGGTGGAGGCCTTCGTCAACGGGGTGCGCTTCGCCTACAAGATGCTCCCGGGGCTGGAGGGGCGCGTGGGCAAGGTGGCCCTCGGCTGTCGCAACCAGGCCTGTACCTTCAGCGAGCTCACGGTGCAGGGGCACCTGATGGAGCGGCCGAAGCGGCGGGTGGCGGGCGCTCAGGAGTAA
- the truD gene encoding tRNA pseudouridine(13) synthase TruD: MRLKQKPEDFSVKESYRFDEVPSGRYRVYLMDKQKLSTFEAVDRIRDAFGLKPGAISYCGLKDKQGRTEQLIAVESADVDVQDADLRLKYLGRTDKPLSARNITSNRFAVTVRALEESALGPLNAAAAEVNRLGVVNYFDSQRFGSLKHGQGFIAKDLIRGDFEAALRNYFAKPSELDRTEDAKVKQFWRENWGRWDARVPFEGSRKYHRILRSLRDHPGDWVRAFLQIDADYRAMLLFTYQSYLWNEGVRRYLQLLLPREHLFPMRYQAGTLLFHRDASPEVLRTLREASFPLLGPDSTFKDAKVEEAVQWVLGREKLALKDLLIEESPRGMLYFKNEERPVLTFPHKLVLGRPQRDDINRGEMKINVAFTLPPGAYATLVVKRLFHFNWREDTADEIRASQRPRLTEALKAEEARSPVARSRGPAERAPAARSRGTERAPAPREPSEAPAKARPAAPEPAPGFREQQRLKKENKAKARAEMAAKPAKSGKKK; the protein is encoded by the coding sequence GTGAGACTCAAGCAAAAGCCCGAGGACTTCTCCGTCAAGGAGTCCTACCGGTTCGATGAAGTGCCCAGTGGCCGTTACCGCGTCTACCTCATGGACAAGCAGAAGCTGTCCACCTTCGAGGCGGTGGACCGCATCCGTGACGCCTTCGGCCTCAAGCCGGGGGCCATCAGCTACTGCGGCCTGAAGGACAAGCAGGGCCGCACCGAGCAGTTGATCGCCGTGGAGTCCGCGGACGTGGACGTGCAGGACGCGGACCTGCGCCTGAAGTACCTGGGCCGGACGGACAAGCCCTTGTCCGCTCGGAACATCACCTCCAACCGCTTCGCCGTGACCGTGCGAGCGCTGGAGGAGTCCGCGCTGGGCCCGCTCAACGCAGCCGCCGCCGAGGTGAACCGCCTGGGGGTGGTGAACTACTTCGACAGCCAGCGCTTCGGCTCGCTCAAGCACGGCCAGGGCTTCATCGCCAAGGATCTCATCCGGGGCGACTTCGAAGCGGCGCTGCGCAACTACTTCGCCAAGCCCTCGGAGCTGGACCGCACCGAGGATGCCAAGGTGAAGCAGTTCTGGCGCGAGAACTGGGGCCGCTGGGACGCGCGCGTGCCCTTCGAGGGCTCGCGGAAGTACCACCGCATCCTCCGCTCCCTGCGAGACCACCCCGGCGACTGGGTGCGCGCCTTCCTGCAGATCGACGCCGACTACCGCGCGATGCTGCTGTTCACCTACCAGAGCTACCTGTGGAACGAGGGGGTGCGGCGCTACCTCCAGCTGCTGCTGCCGCGCGAGCACCTCTTCCCCATGCGCTACCAGGCCGGCACGCTGCTGTTCCACCGCGACGCCAGCCCCGAGGTGCTGCGCACGCTGCGCGAGGCCAGCTTCCCGTTGCTCGGGCCGGACTCCACCTTCAAGGATGCGAAGGTGGAGGAGGCTGTGCAGTGGGTGCTGGGGCGCGAGAAGCTCGCCCTGAAGGACCTGCTCATCGAGGAGTCGCCGCGCGGAATGCTCTACTTCAAGAACGAGGAGCGCCCGGTGCTCACCTTCCCGCACAAGTTGGTGCTCGGCCGGCCACAGCGGGACGACATCAACCGGGGGGAGATGAAGATCAACGTCGCCTTCACCCTGCCCCCGGGCGCCTACGCCACCCTCGTCGTCAAGCGCCTGTTCCACTTCAACTGGCGGGAGGACACCGCCGACGAGATCCGCGCCTCGCAGCGCCCCCGGCTCACCGAGGCGCTGAAGGCCGAGGAGGCCCGGTCTCCGGTCGCGCGCTCCCGTGGCCCCGCCGAGCGGGCTCCCGCCGCGCGCTCCCGTGGGACCGAGCGGGCCCCTGCCCCCCGCGAGCCCTCCGAGGCTCCGGCCAAGGCCCGGCCCGCCGCCCCGGAGCCCGCGCCGGGCTTCCGCGAGCAGCAGCGCCTGAAGAAGGAGAACAAAGCCAAGGCTCGGGCGGAGATGGCGGCCAAACCCGCGAAATCAGGGAAGAAAAAGTAG
- a CDS encoding RNA polymerase sigma factor, whose translation MAEETPALPWKADVQAARKGDPSAFEALVRSVQRQVYGLALRLLNSEAEAAEVSQEAFLRAYQNLHRYDDARPFDLWVMAITRNLCLDLLRRRTKVRTEELEPMKEVLPSGEVSLEEGAIARQERQSLEEAMATLSVEDREVLALYYVQKRTTKEIAQLLGCAPGTIMARLFRAREKLRKKMSTEEPT comes from the coding sequence ATGGCTGAGGAGACCCCCGCGCTTCCCTGGAAGGCGGACGTCCAGGCCGCCCGCAAGGGAGACCCTTCGGCGTTCGAGGCGCTGGTGCGCAGCGTCCAGCGTCAGGTGTACGGCCTGGCGCTGCGGCTGCTCAACAGCGAGGCCGAGGCCGCCGAGGTGTCCCAGGAGGCCTTCCTGCGCGCCTACCAGAACCTGCACCGCTACGACGACGCGCGGCCGTTCGATCTGTGGGTGATGGCGATCACCCGCAACCTCTGCCTGGATCTGCTCCGCCGTCGCACCAAGGTGCGCACCGAGGAGCTGGAGCCCATGAAGGAGGTGCTCCCCAGCGGCGAGGTCTCGCTGGAGGAAGGCGCCATCGCGCGCCAGGAGCGCCAGTCGCTCGAGGAAGCGATGGCCACCCTGTCCGTGGAGGACCGGGAGGTGCTGGCGCTCTACTACGTCCAGAAGCGCACCACGAAGGAGATCGCCCAGCTCCTGGGCTGCGCGCCGGGTACCATCATGGCGCGTCTGTTCCGGGCGCGGGAAAAGCTCCGCAAGAAGATGTCCACGGAGGAGCCCACATGA
- a CDS encoding FAD-dependent oxidoreductase: protein MSKALICPCEDVTADDVRHAISKGYCDMESVKRFTGFGTGICQGKSCQAAVAALLAKEGPLKPQGILPFTPRPPLFPTELSLFASSPVDESRAPVGGVPEELGNFPPALRPTAPLPQKAKVVIIGGGVMGLALAYNLSLRGETDVVVLERGYLCAGASGRNGGGVRMQWGTSANIELARRSIDLMKQFARDLGINVWLRQGGYLFLAKTEGVAKRLEKNAALHNKHGVPTRIITPDAARDIVPGLTLKGVVTASFNPEDGVIFPWPFLWGYAQHCIKKGIKVETFTNVTGFDISAGQVRKVKTDRGDIACDTVVLASGAWSPEIAQLAGVKLPNEPHRHEILSTEPLKPFLGPLVSVLDSGLYFSQSMRGEIVGGMGDPKEPPGLNMGSTLRFVARFSQALMEQLPKVGHVKVLRQWAGCYDVTPDNNPVLGRTPGVDNLLQMSGFVGHGFMMAPAVAERMAQWMTTGEPDELFQRFNLRRFSTGRLEREDMIIG from the coding sequence ATGAGCAAGGCGCTGATCTGCCCCTGTGAGGACGTCACCGCCGACGATGTCCGGCACGCGATCTCCAAGGGCTACTGCGACATGGAGTCGGTCAAGCGCTTCACCGGCTTCGGCACCGGCATCTGCCAGGGCAAGAGCTGCCAGGCCGCCGTGGCGGCGCTGCTCGCCAAGGAAGGGCCGCTCAAGCCCCAGGGCATCCTGCCCTTCACGCCCCGCCCTCCGCTCTTCCCCACCGAGCTGTCCCTCTTCGCCAGCTCGCCCGTGGACGAGTCCCGAGCGCCCGTGGGCGGCGTCCCCGAGGAGCTGGGCAACTTCCCTCCCGCGCTGCGCCCGACGGCGCCGCTGCCCCAGAAGGCCAAGGTCGTCATCATCGGCGGCGGCGTGATGGGGCTGGCGCTCGCCTACAACCTCAGCCTGCGCGGCGAAACGGACGTGGTGGTGCTGGAGCGCGGCTACCTGTGCGCGGGCGCCTCCGGTCGCAACGGCGGCGGCGTGCGCATGCAGTGGGGCACCTCCGCCAACATCGAGCTGGCCCGGCGCTCCATCGATCTGATGAAGCAGTTCGCCCGGGATCTCGGCATCAACGTGTGGCTGCGCCAGGGCGGCTACCTCTTCCTCGCCAAGACCGAGGGCGTCGCCAAGCGCCTGGAGAAGAACGCCGCGCTCCACAACAAGCACGGCGTGCCCACCCGCATCATCACCCCCGACGCCGCGCGCGACATCGTCCCGGGCCTGACGCTCAAGGGCGTGGTCACCGCCTCGTTCAACCCAGAGGACGGCGTCATCTTCCCCTGGCCCTTCCTCTGGGGTTACGCCCAGCACTGCATCAAGAAGGGCATCAAGGTCGAGACCTTCACGAACGTCACCGGCTTCGACATCTCCGCCGGCCAGGTGCGCAAGGTGAAGACGGACCGCGGGGACATCGCCTGTGACACGGTGGTGCTCGCCTCGGGCGCCTGGAGCCCCGAGATCGCCCAGCTCGCGGGCGTGAAGCTGCCCAACGAGCCGCACCGCCACGAGATCCTCAGCACCGAGCCCCTCAAGCCGTTTCTGGGGCCGCTGGTGTCCGTGCTCGACTCGGGCCTGTACTTCAGCCAGTCCATGCGCGGAGAGATCGTCGGCGGCATGGGCGATCCAAAGGAGCCCCCCGGCCTCAACATGGGCTCCACCCTGCGCTTCGTGGCCCGCTTCTCCCAGGCCCTCATGGAGCAACTGCCCAAGGTCGGCCATGTGAAGGTGCTGCGCCAGTGGGCCGGCTGCTACGACGTGACACCGGACAACAACCCCGTGCTCGGCCGCACCCCGGGCGTGGACAACCTGCTGCAGATGTCCGGCTTCGTGGGCCACGGCTTCATGATGGCCCCCGCGGTCGCCGAGCGAATGGCCCAGTGGATGACCACGGGAGAGCCGGACGAGCTCTTCCAACGCTTCAACCTGCGCCGCTTCTCCACCGGCCGGCTCGAGCGCGAGGACATGATCATCGGCTGA